One Besnoitia besnoiti strain Bb-Ger1 chromosome VIII, whole genome shotgun sequence DNA segment encodes these proteins:
- a CDS encoding putative ribosomal protein S8 (encoded by transcript BESB_084800), whose product MQRACEMVVSLLRVDALTQRCPFHVLNVQILDLLQKEGFIRGFKVDGTKIDILLKYYKGAPVIRNIRVVSKPSRDIWLTPHELKFRTRFNTGLWVMQTSCGIISHRDCLRMGIGGKMLMAINNGYQHFC is encoded by the exons ATGCAGCGCGCGTGTGAAATGGTGGTCTCGCTCCTGCGCGTGGACGCACTGACGCAGCGCTGTCCGTTCCACGTGCTCAACGTCCAGATTCTTGatctgctgcagaaggaggGCTTCATTCGCGGCTTTAAAGTCGACGGAACCAAAATCGACATTCTGCTCAAATACTACAAGGGCGCCCCC GTAATTCGCAACATCCGCGTAGTCTCGAAGCCGAGCAGAGACATCTGGCTCACGCCGCACGAACTGAAGTTCCGCACGCGATTCAATACAGGCCTCTGGGTCATGCAGACGTCCTGTGGGATCATTTCTCACCGCGACTGCCTCAGAATGGGGATCGGCGGAAAAATGCTCATGGCCATTAACAACGGCTACCAGCACTTCTGCTGA
- a CDS encoding hypothetical protein (encoded by transcript BESB_084810), whose amino-acid sequence MRSLHPPLCSHCGSGERGEPFARPSSTSFSSASALAFPGAFGDASFAAVSCDGLQGCARKEDGVGETQDGSSRSLGFPSSVLSTSAASSSEPSVTSSVFSVSSSFASLASSSSSAFSSRSSTTDPTDLPPLFDEDRDFPVRGDGGFSLESTEGAAGAAASPSSRVSSPPSPANLLSPSSGASPLRQSEGAAEETRFPKSVVQTLALSALDRSAFDIGGEERSRTRAEVRADLTPGAGEREAALYSFDFERLLDEEAGAPPEGEEAFLQMLRSVDSEREEESLGGQPEECGKRPSAFLSESEDEDWSARRDAYTRESRSFITAFPLSSPTRHFTPASSVALAGTDRRAAREALETRAVPNAVSAASRALPRPPSSCSSVSSSSSSAFLDSRVRSQVAPAPADFDAAVDADGGTPQGAAFFRGLGYEQDVEMSGSPPRKKANTQQGEEKFLMKKRHTRSTPALSVLPFSSQTAAPPERLRASPCVFPRQGLSRRYASLASSCSSPFCSSAVYPLSSPTSSRSLVEDVAFSLRRVPLASTRSAPSSVSQRRREGVDFSLGASCVSSPDSPASACTSCCVFPRVAVPNARCDAFSAPPSSSATCLSSLCPNSISSGVLAAERRGRGDSEARVDVRTGEDEEADHLSVSSLRRGRKERGSAASDAASTCRVSSFFASPDLAHSSGPRASLSSRRQESGGDLPSSAFCTSLSFFTSSTLADFQRGCFFSPSLPAPFGELRNATQTPQKCNAFSPALRGKAESPCTALLRESSSVLSGRSGKRMRPRESPRASTALSTAAAPAGEEDGSDLRVSPSFQAALPLLEETPAPWPSSRLAEAAAASPPAGDFEAKEASSWGATVRRLKTLRFQSPRTPMHVDFLRDAGKGLSVDDASSPLAALDSANLHEASSSGVSSRVRLSGSLALCGAQREEVSWASLPQEALALVCEFLSFKELAAFQRLDKRARAVASHRSVWRSLCANEWVVAREGGSDMRDATSAPAEESQDTVSETKNGGGEAQRVDDSRALAEASESTSGAASREENAQDRAGFERSWQRLVRGEEEEEIKEAVKTRERLLATGGRDAFRRSLDALWRHRRGDKKSAVSFSSVALEVTREAHKEEGEEATRSAREARRVFWLNAGAYKNDFRRLYRDGNGWFPHQPRESDAQSGARKGNEEDLWRGAPRFTTAKMKLNPHLSNSMDTREDAKEILIASEGVATPGGERSSYIRVIDRESLSVVREQQIPTRSLNCLDICPELYACGDDSGTIRLYSRRTHSLLHRYTSVGVVNMMAMYGLSPSQEVNDLRICRTEQQIVSVRTASRYPAGIEVVDLHTGKGTAITPEKTNGNWIHALDVEQDLALDFPAFAAPNRKSVLFAADAPSSYSPPWRRSSITSLVAVSESSSAGCFSLLRLDLRCARPVVQEIPQTRRMLWPLRVHGANVFVNSVFAANELCGRIRQIDLRAPSPDVRSQQHSCAAGMSEEGSKRAGACMVHWLPTRKVEDIRVMGEFLYVLTDDADGCLQLLRFDTKREGRAQVLTTIDVFDSSEWSEPLRLLQVNPHGWTCTYGNYVKFGRIADPEDVARQTCGEVSLASPLSLSAFDQAP is encoded by the exons ATGAGGTCTCTCCAccctcctctctgctcccactgcgggagcggagagcgaggTGAGCCTTTTGCCCGGCCGTCTTCgacttctttttcttccgcgtctgctcTCGCTTTCCCCGGGGCCTTCGGGGATGCCTCGTTCGCGGCAGTCTCATGCGATGGGCTACAGGGCTGCGCAAGAAAGGAAGATGGCGTTGGGGAGACTCAGGACGGGTCGTCGAGATCTCTCGGCTTCCCTTCTTCGGTGCTTTCCacgtctgcggcgagctcctcggAGCCTTCTGTAACCTCCTCAGTCTTCTCCGTGTCCTCttcgttcgcctcgctcgcctcctcgtcttcttcggcgttTTCTAGCCGCTCATCGACGACAGATCCCACTGATCTCCCTCCTCTGTTCGACGAAGACAGAGATTTTCCcgtgcgcggagacggcggatTTTCGTTGGAATCAACCGAGGGCGCTGCGggtgctgcggcctcgccgtcctcgcgcgTGTCCAGCCCCCCGTCACCGGCGAACCTCTTGTCTCCGTCctcgggcgcgtctcctctgcggcagtctgagggcgccgcagaggagacgcgatTCCCCAAGTCCGTGGTACAGACACTTGCCCTTTCGGCCTTAGATCGCTCGGCGTTTGACATCGgcggggaggagaggagccGCACGCGAGCCGAGGTGCGCGCAGATCTGACCCCCGGggcgggcgagagggaggcggcgttGTATTCGTTTGACTTTGAGCGCCTGCTCGACGAGGAAGCCGGAGCTCCGcctgagggcgaggaggcttTCTTGCAGATGCTGAGGTCGGTGGACTcggagcgagaggaggagagcctTGGAGGGCAGCCAGAGGAGTGTGGCAAGCGCCCATCTGCGTTCCTCtcagagagcgaggacgaagactgGAGTgcacgccgcgacgcctaCACACGCGAAAGCCGCTCCTTCATCAccgcctttcctctctcgtcACCCACCAGGCACTTCACGCCTGCCTCGTCGGTGGCGCTGGCGGGCACCGACAGGAGAGCCGCACGAGAGGCtctggagacgcgcgccgtgCCGAATGCCGtgtccgctgcgtcgcgcgctctccctcgtccGCCCTCTTCTTGTTCTTCCGtatcctcttcgtcttcctccgcgttcCTCGATTCGCGAGTTCGCTCGCAGgttgcgcctgcgcctgcggacttCGACGCTGCAGTTGATGCGGATGGCGGCACCCCACAGGGCGCGGCTTTTTTCCGCGGCTTGGGGTACGAGCAAGATGTCGAGATGTCGggttctccgccgcggaagaaggccaACACGCagcagggagaagaaaagtttttgatgaagaagagacacacacgaTCCACGCCTGCACTCTCAGTGCTGCCGTTCTCTTCGCAGACCGCCGCTCCCCccgagcgtctccgcgcgtctccaTGCGTCTTCCCGCGCCAAGGCCTCTCTCGCAGATATGCCTCGCTGGCGTCATCCTGCTCCTCGCCTTTCTGTTCGTCTGCTGTGTatcctctctcgtctcccacgagctcgcgcagcctcgtcgaagacgtcgccttctctctccgtcgcgtgccgctcgcctcgacgcgctcggcgccttcgtccgtctctcagcggcggagagaaggcgtgGATTTCTCCCTGGGCGCGAGTTGCGTCTCTTCTCCAGATTCCCCTGCGTCGGCCTGCACATCGTGTTGCGTCTTTCCTCGTGTCGCGGTTCCGAACGCGCGCTGCgacgccttctctgcgccgccgtcttcgtccgccacgtgtctctcttctctgtgccCGAATTCGATTTCGAGCGGcgtgctcgcggcggagaggcggggTCGTGGCGACTCTGAGGCTCGCGTTGACGTAAGGACGGGCGAGGATGAAGAGGCTGACCACCTgagtgtctcctcgctgcggcgcgggcgaaaAGAAAGGGGCAGCGCTGCGTCCGATGCGGCTTCCACCTGCCGtgtgtcttctttcttcgcgtctcccgACCTGGCGCACAGCAGCGGTCCGCGCGCGAGTTTGTCTTCCCGTAGGCAGGAGAGCGGTGGGGATCTGCCATCTTCCGCTTTTTGCACTTCGCTGTCGTTTTTCACTTCGTCCACGCTCGCTGATTTCCAGCGTGGATGTTTCTTCTCCCCGTCCCTTCCAGCGCCGTTTGGCGAGCTGCGGAATGCGACGCAGACACCGCAGAAGTGCAACGCCTTCTCACCCGCCCTGCGAGGGAAGGCAGAGTCGCCTTGCACGGCGCTTCTCCGGGAGTCGTCCTCTGTTCTCTCAGGCCGCTCGGggaagcgcatgcggccgcgAGAGTCTCCACGGGCCTCCACTGCCCTTAgcacggctgcagcgccagcaggcgaggaggacgggaGCGATCTGCGCGTGTCTCCGTCCTttcaggcggcgctgcctcttctcgaAGAGACGCCTGCTCCATGGCCTTCTTCCCGACttgcggaggctgcggctgcgtctcctccggctGGGGATTTTGAGGCGAAAGAAGCGAGTTCGTGGGGGGCGACAGTGAGACGTTTGAAGACCTTGAGGTTTCAGAGCCCGCGGACACCGATGCACGTAGACTTCCTCCGCGACGCAGGAAAGGGTTTGAGCGTGGACGatgcctcttcgccgctcgccgctcttGACTCGGCGAACCTGCACGAGGCTTCCTCATCTGGCGTGTCttcgcgcgtgcgtctttcTGGCTCTttggctctctgcggcgcgcagcgcgaagaggTGAGTTGGGCGAGTCTGCCGCAAGAGGCTCTCGCGCTCGTGTGCGAATTTCTGTCCTTCAAAGAGCTCGCGGCTTTCCAGCGACTTGACAaacgggcgcgcgccgtcgcctcgcacaGGTCCGTCTGGAGGTCACTCTGCGCGAACGAGTGGGTCGTAGCGCGCGAAGGGGGAAGCGACATGCGAGACGCGACGagtgcgcctgcggaggagtCTCAGGACACCGTTTCAGAAACCAAAAACGGCGGGGGAGAGGCTCAGAGGGTGGacgactcgcgcgcgctggcggaggcctcaGAGTCGACGTCCGGCGCTgcaagcagagaagagaatgCGCAGGATCGCGCAGGATTCGAGCGCTCGTGGCAGCGTCTGGTGCgtggcgaggaagaggaggagatcAAGGAGGCAGtcaagacgcgcgagcgcctgttAGCGActggaggacgcgacgcCTTCCGCAGGTCTCTAGATGCGCTGTGGCGACACCGGCGAGGCGACAAAAAGtcagctgtctccttctcctccgtcgcgctcGAAGTCACGCGCGAAGCGCAcaaagaggagggagaggaggcgacgcgtagcgcgagggaagcgcggcgagtTTTCTGGCTGAACGCCGGCGCATACAAGAACGACTTCCGGCGGCTGTATCGAGACGGCAACGGCTGGTTTCCGCaccagccgcgcgagagcgacgcgcagagcggaGCTCGGAAgggaaacgaagaagacctctggagaggcgcgccgcggttCACGACAGCGAAGATGAAGCTCAACCCCCACCTCAGCAATTCCATGGATACAAG GGAGGACGCCAAGGAGATCCTGATTGCCAGCGAGGGTGTGGCGACTCCAGGAGGAGAACGCTCGTCTTATATTCGGGTGATTGACCGCGAGAGTCTGAGCGTTGTCCGTGAACAGCAGATTCCCACGCGGAGTCTCAACTGCTTAGACA TTTGCCCCGAGCTGTACGCATGCGGAGACGACAGCGGCACGATTCGTCTCTATAGCCGGCGAACGCACTCCCTCCTTCATCGGTACACGAG CGTCGGCGTGGTGAACATGATGGCCATGTACGGACTGAGCCCGTCGCAGGAAGTCAACGATTTGCGCATCTGTCGCACTGAGCAGCAGATCGTCTCGGTGCGCACCGCCAGCCGCTACCCCGCGGGCATTGAGGTCGTCGACTTACACACGGGGAAAGGTACCGCCATCACGCCGGAGAAAACGAACG GCAACTGGATCCACGCGCTGGACGTCGAGCAGGACTTGGCGCTGGATTTTCctgcgttcgccgcgccgaaTCGCAAGAGTGTGTTGTTCGCGGCTGATGCGCCTTCCTCGTACTCGCCTCCGTGGCGTCGCAGCAGCATCACGAGCCTGGTTGCTGTCAGCGAGAGCTCCTCGGCAGGgtgcttctccctcctccggCTCGACTTGCGGTGCGCGCGGCCGGTTGTCCAGGAAattccgcagacgcgaagaatGCTTTGGCCCTTGCGAGTCCACGGCGCGAACGTATTTGTGAACTCGGTCTTCGCCGCGAACGAACTGTGCGGAAGAATTCGACAGATCGACCTCCG cgcgccctcgcccgacGTACGTTCGCAGCAGCACTCGTGCGCGGCGGGGATGAGTGAAGAAGGCAGCAAACGAGCTGGAGCTTGCATGGTGCATTGGTTACCGACTCGAAAAGTCGAAGACATTCGCGTCATGGGAGAGTTT CTCTACGTGCTTaccgacgacgcagacgggtgcctgcagctgctgcgcttcgACACCAAGCGTGAGGGTCGCGCTCAGGTTCTGACAACGATCGACGTCTTTGACTCTTCTGAATGGAGTGAAcccctgcgtcttctgcaggTCAATCCGC ATGGATGGACGTGCACGTACGGCAACTACGTCAAGTTTGGGCGCATCGCAGATCCCGAGGACGTTGCACGACAGACATGCGGAGAAGTCAGCcttgcctctcctctctcgctgagCGCGTTTGATCAAGCGCCCTGA
- a CDS encoding histone lysine demethylase JMJD6a (encoded by transcript BESB_084820), translating into MLGLLPAAEPAASSPERTAPSVAPQPFKDPNSHPMRHTSSSPSSSTACSSSVSLKQDKLVLRSRSGYTYYGPNGEIFRHKKTADRVRRAKKYHRKDIGPSEWGKYKYVDSTICEDSFNIKETLPRIYKTNTSLKDFVEKFEIPCQPVLLCGWMEGWPAMERWEPRVLERRFRSARFKVGEKDDGEKIRMKMKYFIDYMENQRDDSPLYLFESAVEEKADTCGLLEDWIVPEVFPVDLHAIVGEEKRPPHRWFCIGPKRSGTTVHVDPLGTAAWNAVTHGYKRWALFPPSVARHIVKGKHLLKRGEDDEAIMWFDFILPRIRENYPDVPIYECIQRPGEVIYVPGGWWHAVLNLTDCVACTQNFVSFSFLPSAWRSTRRGRRRYAVLWKERFRRFFPEDVGLGVLNDCDANDGWQVRDGKFCRVQPPRGAAEYLSESSSSTSSSSSSDSDSSDDEDELELIGEQVNRMRAGVDAATWGLYRRTNALLLTQQRGATSAATLVPPPPRRAAPFSEDCRREESTAKEDAAQERAMEEDVHRRAAAGRCGLIFEEGGDGGAAAKCPARANGAPERTVKRRSGDAAPSEIVEAPTQQNVAEAGVGAADADATRLLAAEANEQQVKKSRLADA; encoded by the exons ATCCGATGCGCCAcacgtcttcttcgccgtcttcttccacgGCTTGCTCCTCTTCGGTGTCTTTGAAGCAGGACAAGCTCGTCCTCAGAAGTCGCTCCGGATACACCTACTACGGGCCCAACGGGGAGATTTTCCGCCACAAAAAAACCGCCGaccgcgttcgccgcgccaAGAAGTATCACAG GAAAGACATCGGGCCTTCCGAGTGGGGAAAATACAAGTACGTGGACTCCACGATCTGCGAGGACTCATTCAACATCAAGGAGACTCTGCCGCGCATCTACAAGACTAACACCAGTCTGAAAG ATTTCGTCGAGAAATTCGAGATCCCCTGCCAGCCGGTTCTTCTCTGCGGGTGGATGGAAGGGTGGCCGGCGATGGAGCGCTGGGAGCCGCGCGTCCTGGAACGCCGCTTTCGCTCCGCTCGCTTCAAGGTCGGCGAaaaggacgacggcgagaaaaTTCGAATGAAGATG AAGTACTTCATCGATTACATGGAGAATCAACGCGACGACTCGCCTCTCTACTTGTTCGAGTCCGCCGTCGAGGAAAAAGCAGACACCTG CGGACTCCTGGAGGACTGGATCGTTCCCGAGGTCTTCCCGGTTGACCTCCACGCAATCGtgggagaggagaagcgacCGCC ACACCGCTGGTTTTGTATCGGCCCCAAGAGGAGCGGCACCACCGTACACGTCGACCCCCTGGGGACAGCAGCATGGAATGCAGTCACTCACGGCTACAAGCG CTGGGCTCTATTTCCGCCCTCCGTCGCACGCCACATCGTGAAAGGGAAGCATCTTTTGAAACgtggagaagacgacgaggcgattATGTGGTTCGACTTCATTCTTCCGCGGATTCGAGAAAACTATCCAGACGTCCCCATCTATGAG tGCATTCAGCGACCGGGCGAGGTCATCTACGTCCCAGGCGGCTGGTGGCACGCAGTCCTGAACTTGACCGACTGCGTGGCATGCACGCAGAACTTTGTCTCCTTCTCGTTTCTCCCCTCGGCTTGGAGAAGCACCAGAcgcggcagaaggcgctACGCGGTTCTGTGGAAGGAacgcttccgccgcttcttccccGAGGACGTCGGCCTGGGCGTCCTGAACGACTGCGACGC GAACGACGGCTGGCAGGTGCGCGACGGCAAGTTTTGCCGCGtgcagcctccgcgcggagcggcggagTACCTCTCGGAGTCGAGTTCGTCGActtcctccagcagcagcagcgacagcgactcgtccgacgacgaggacgagctgGAGCTCATTGGGGAGCAAGTAAACCGCATGCGTGCgggcgtcgacgccgccACATGGGGCCTTTACCGGAGGACGAATGCCTTGCTTCTCActcagcagcgcggcgccacaagcgccgccaccctcgtgccccccccgccgcgccgtgcgGCGCCGTTCTCGGAGGACTGCCGTCGGGAGGAGAGCACTGcgaaggaggacgccgctCAGGAGCGAGCGATGGAGGAAGACGTgcaccgccgcgcagctgcaggtcgATGTGGGCTGATcttcgaggagggcggcgatggcggggctgcagcgaagtgcccggcgagggcgaacgGCGCGCCCGAGCGAACTGTaaagagacgcagcggcgacgcggcaccGAGTGAAATAGTCGAGGCGCCTACCCAGCAGAAcgtcgcggaggcaggcgtgGGAGCTGCGGACGCGGACGCTACGCGgttgctggcggcggaggctaATGAGCAACAAGTCAAAAagtcgcgcctcgctgaTGCGTAG